A genomic stretch from Candidatus Amarolinea dominans includes:
- the mqnE gene encoding aminofutalosine synthase MqnE, with the protein MIVTERTTELADLVVKVQAGERLGFDDGVRLFQSHDLLTIGQMADLVNTRLNGGRYVFFNQNRHINPTNVCAFHCNFCSFRRDEGEAGAYTWHADEIVEHVRPDALPNVSEFHIVGGLHTSEPFTYYEDFLAALKKAYPWIHLKAFTAVEIDFFAQMTGMSHEQVLRRLMAAGLDSMPGGGAEIFHPDIRRKICPEKADGATWLAIHRTAHRLGLRTNATMLYGHIEGPEHRVDHLLRLRDLQDETGGFQTFIPLRFHADNNALGQRANWTTAHDTLKTLAVSRILLDNFSHIKAYWIMLTPPIAQLALHFGADDIDGTVVEEKIYHDAGATTEEQLDKLELMRLIVAAGKLPAERDTLYNIVKVYDQPIEQLEAELVARRKQTRLAAKQARRAQPQPVPN; encoded by the coding sequence ATGATTGTTACTGAACGAACGACTGAGCTGGCAGACCTGGTCGTCAAGGTGCAGGCGGGCGAGCGCCTGGGCTTCGACGATGGGGTGCGCCTTTTCCAATCGCACGACCTGTTGACCATCGGTCAGATGGCTGACCTGGTCAATACGCGCCTGAATGGCGGGCGCTATGTCTTTTTCAACCAGAACCGCCACATCAACCCGACCAATGTGTGCGCGTTTCACTGCAATTTCTGCTCGTTCCGCCGTGATGAGGGCGAGGCGGGCGCGTACACCTGGCACGCGGACGAGATCGTGGAGCATGTGCGGCCGGACGCCCTGCCCAACGTGAGCGAATTCCACATCGTGGGTGGGCTGCACACCAGCGAGCCGTTCACCTACTATGAGGATTTCCTGGCCGCGCTCAAGAAGGCGTATCCCTGGATTCATCTCAAGGCTTTCACCGCGGTCGAGATTGACTTCTTCGCGCAGATGACCGGCATGAGCCATGAGCAGGTGCTGCGCCGGCTGATGGCCGCGGGGCTGGACTCGATGCCGGGCGGGGGCGCGGAGATCTTCCATCCGGACATCCGGCGCAAGATCTGCCCGGAAAAGGCGGACGGCGCCACCTGGTTGGCGATTCACCGCACCGCGCACCGCCTGGGGCTGCGCACCAATGCCACCATGCTCTACGGTCACATCGAAGGCCCGGAGCACCGGGTGGATCACCTCCTGCGCCTGCGTGATCTGCAGGACGAAACCGGCGGCTTCCAGACCTTCATCCCCCTGCGCTTCCATGCCGACAACAACGCGCTGGGTCAGCGCGCCAACTGGACCACCGCGCACGACACGCTCAAGACCCTGGCGGTCAGCCGCATCCTGCTGGACAATTTCTCGCACATCAAGGCTTATTGGATCATGCTGACGCCGCCGATTGCGCAGTTGGCGCTGCACTTTGGCGCAGATGACATAGACGGCACCGTGGTGGAGGAGAAGATCTACCACGATGCCGGGGCCACCACCGAGGAGCAGTTGGACAAGCTGGAACTGATGCGCCTGATCGTGGCGGCCGGCAAGCTACCCGCAGAACGCGATACGCTGTATAATATCGTCAAGGTGTACGATCAGCCTATCGAACAGCTCGAAGCCGAACTGGTGGCCCGGCGCAAACAGACCCGCCTGGCCGCCAAGCAGGCCCGGCGCGCGCAGCCGCAACCCGTTCCCAATTGA
- a CDS encoding GAF domain-containing protein → MVRWFRFRRDLGLQLLALYLLLIIPFLLTLWIFDGLVGQRIRADVQTGDLALAQAIAQGTDLSLGNALGIVAGLTRYPEVIAADKAAMAPLFEAILNTHPNINLVYRLDASGVMVYHNPENPTSTVGTDFSFRGYFQSALETCAPLVSQGRISPTTNQAVATAVQSLCSPAGDFLGLVGANIRLESLSQTLSTIASKHQSETGFQVVILDSAGQIIAFPDPALLLHPAADLLPRDYLDSFTGETHSQILRSPDGEERLYTHTHIETIGWEVVVSRPTAEAFATQIVLQQIALVAAVTFLLIGLFFWVALANRVIRPIELLAPVSEAIGLNQPIQSKERARLLRLAERSDQIGHLIRSVMKMEDSIKARMKEQATLLDTSAAVISTLDVETVLDRILEQMGRLLAVQMYAIMQLNEKEGSFRIRAGRGLSRHFTEQLAIQPSEPDSVTMRALHSGEPIQVSDTEDDPSYTIRRARARAEGYRALLAVPLKTKHAPPTALLVFHPTPHIFTRNEIQLLANFANHATMAIENAILYERSDMQLEEQTRRLEALVQSLHDGLILSNLTGQAIYANRRVGALANLRPHELARMQVGQILARILSRSNESESGRQAVQEIYEPGGERNAEISLPGDGRTIYLRLEAFDVSDSRGDLIGRGLLLHDITADRELDRMRASLISTVSHELRTPLAAIKGYATTLLADDVQWDRESQNEFLKIISDEADRLRDLVNNILDLSRLDAGVIKLERIECDIKETIHRAARRVRAGEAGFQVQVAPGLPALYADPLRLETILRNLFENSLKYGGEDVAIRVEVGEQDARCLFRVCDDGPGIPAAEGKRIFEMFYRVDDRLSRVVGGAGLGLAICQGLVHAHGGRIWVETREKGACLAFSIPFSAAAPGAAQAKGDSG, encoded by the coding sequence ATGGTTCGTTGGTTTCGTTTCCGCCGTGATCTGGGGCTGCAACTGCTGGCCCTGTACCTTCTGCTGATCATCCCGTTCCTGCTGACGCTGTGGATCTTTGACGGGCTGGTGGGGCAGCGTATCCGCGCGGACGTGCAGACCGGCGATCTGGCCCTGGCACAGGCGATTGCCCAGGGGACCGATCTCTCGCTCGGTAATGCCCTGGGTATCGTAGCAGGATTGACCCGCTATCCCGAGGTGATCGCCGCGGACAAGGCCGCGATGGCGCCGCTGTTCGAAGCCATTCTGAACACGCACCCCAACATCAACCTGGTCTACCGGCTCGATGCCAGCGGCGTCATGGTGTATCACAACCCGGAAAACCCCACTTCCACGGTCGGCACCGATTTCTCCTTCCGCGGCTATTTCCAGAGCGCGTTGGAAACCTGCGCGCCGCTGGTGTCGCAGGGGCGCATCTCACCCACCACCAACCAGGCGGTCGCGACCGCCGTGCAATCGCTCTGCTCGCCCGCTGGCGATTTTCTGGGACTCGTCGGCGCCAACATCCGCCTGGAAAGCCTGAGCCAAACGCTTTCGACCATCGCGTCCAAGCATCAGTCAGAGACAGGGTTCCAGGTGGTGATCCTCGACTCGGCCGGACAGATCATCGCCTTCCCCGATCCTGCCCTGCTGCTCCACCCCGCCGCAGACCTGCTGCCGCGAGACTACCTGGACAGCTTCACCGGCGAGACCCATTCGCAAATTCTGCGCTCGCCGGACGGAGAGGAGCGCCTCTACACCCACACCCACATCGAAACCATCGGTTGGGAGGTCGTGGTCAGCCGGCCCACGGCTGAGGCCTTTGCCACCCAAATCGTCCTGCAGCAGATCGCGCTGGTGGCCGCGGTCACGTTTCTGCTCATCGGGCTTTTCTTCTGGGTGGCGCTTGCCAACCGCGTCATCCGGCCCATCGAACTGCTGGCGCCGGTCAGCGAAGCGATCGGGCTGAATCAGCCCATTCAGTCGAAAGAACGTGCGCGTCTGCTCAGGCTGGCTGAGCGCAGCGACCAGATCGGGCATTTGATCCGCAGCGTCATGAAGATGGAAGATTCGATCAAGGCGCGCATGAAAGAACAAGCCACCCTGCTCGACACCAGCGCCGCGGTCATCTCCACGCTCGATGTCGAAACCGTGCTCGATCGCATCCTGGAGCAGATGGGCCGCCTGCTGGCGGTGCAGATGTACGCCATCATGCAGTTGAACGAAAAGGAGGGTTCGTTCCGCATTCGCGCCGGCCGCGGCCTGTCGCGGCATTTCACCGAGCAATTAGCCATCCAGCCCAGCGAGCCGGATTCTGTCACCATGCGCGCCCTGCACAGCGGCGAACCGATTCAGGTGAGCGACACCGAGGACGATCCTTCCTACACCATCCGCCGGGCGCGCGCCCGCGCGGAAGGCTACCGCGCGCTCCTGGCCGTGCCGCTCAAAACCAAGCACGCGCCGCCCACCGCCCTGCTGGTCTTTCACCCCACCCCGCACATCTTCACCAGGAATGAAATTCAACTGCTGGCAAACTTTGCCAACCACGCCACCATGGCGATCGAGAACGCCATCCTGTACGAGCGCAGCGACATGCAGTTGGAGGAGCAAACGCGGCGCCTGGAAGCGCTCGTGCAGTCGCTGCATGACGGCCTGATCCTGAGCAACCTGACCGGTCAGGCCATCTACGCCAACCGCCGCGTGGGCGCGCTGGCAAACCTGCGGCCGCACGAGCTGGCGCGCATGCAGGTTGGGCAAATCCTGGCGCGCATTCTCTCCCGCTCCAACGAAAGCGAAAGCGGACGCCAGGCCGTGCAGGAAATTTACGAGCCGGGCGGCGAACGCAATGCGGAAATTTCGCTGCCGGGCGACGGCCGCACCATCTACCTGCGCCTCGAGGCGTTCGACGTGTCCGATTCGCGCGGCGACCTGATCGGCCGCGGCCTGCTCCTGCACGACATCACGGCCGATCGCGAGTTGGATCGGATGCGCGCCAGCCTGATCTCCACCGTGTCCCATGAACTGCGGACGCCCCTGGCCGCGATCAAAGGCTACGCCACCACCCTGCTGGCCGACGACGTGCAGTGGGACCGTGAATCGCAGAACGAATTCCTCAAGATCATCTCCGATGAGGCGGATCGGCTGCGCGACCTGGTCAACAACATCCTCGATCTGTCACGGCTCGACGCTGGGGTGATCAAGCTGGAGCGGATCGAATGTGACATCAAGGAGACGATTCACCGGGCGGCGCGGCGCGTGCGGGCGGGCGAGGCCGGCTTCCAGGTGCAGGTGGCGCCGGGCCTGCCGGCCCTGTACGCGGACCCGTTGCGGCTGGAGACCATCCTGCGCAATCTGTTCGAAAACTCGCTCAAGTACGGCGGCGAGGATGTGGCAATTCGCGTGGAGGTTGGGGAGCAGGATGCGAGATGCCTGTTCCGCGTGTGCGACGACGGGCCGGGCATTCCGGCCGCAGAGGGCAAGCGCATCTTCGAGATGTTCTATCGTGTGGATGACCGGCTGTCGCGCGTGGTCGGCGGCGCGGGCCTGGGACTGGCGATTTGCCAGGGCCTGGTTCATGCGCATGGCGGCCGCATCTGGGTGGAAACGCGGGAAAAGGGCGCCTGTCTGGCCTTCTCGATTCCATTCTCCGCGGCCGCGCCAGGGGCAGCGCAAGCGAAAGGAGATTCTGGATGA
- a CDS encoding menaquinone biosynthesis protein: MTLTIGVIDYLNVQPVYYRLQERLAGRDVRFVYGVPTTLNRMLIDGEIDLAPISAIETARHADQLAVIPNLGIATLGAVKTVLLFSWMPDPAELDGCTVALTDHSATSVELLKALCRQRYSIAPRWRVTPQNLEEMLSRASGALLIGDEALIEGSLHRSIARRGVPHVFDLGDEWLKWTGLPFVFALWTVRRDRLHELAASGIVPALHAAKADGLAHIEAIAQGYAPRLNLPPGLLTKYLRDLRYDLTGWDLAGLERFLGLALPDMTPDALLAWQDEPQALAPLFAAALAPAG; encoded by the coding sequence ATGACCTTAACCATTGGTGTCATTGATTACTTGAACGTGCAGCCGGTTTACTACCGCTTGCAGGAGCGCCTGGCCGGGCGCGATGTGCGCTTCGTCTACGGCGTGCCGACCACGCTCAACCGGATGCTGATTGACGGCGAGATTGACCTGGCGCCCATCTCGGCCATCGAAACCGCGCGCCATGCCGATCAGTTGGCCGTCATCCCCAACCTGGGCATTGCCACGCTCGGCGCGGTCAAAACCGTGCTCCTCTTCAGTTGGATGCCCGACCCGGCCGAGCTGGATGGCTGCACGGTCGCGCTGACCGATCACTCGGCCACCAGCGTGGAGCTGCTCAAGGCCCTGTGCCGGCAGCGCTACAGCATCGCCCCGCGCTGGCGGGTGACGCCACAGAACCTGGAGGAAATGCTCAGCCGCGCGTCCGGCGCGCTGCTCATCGGCGACGAAGCGTTGATCGAAGGCTCGCTGCACCGCAGCATTGCGCGGCGCGGGGTGCCGCACGTCTTCGACCTGGGCGACGAATGGCTGAAATGGACCGGCCTGCCGTTCGTCTTCGCCCTGTGGACCGTGCGCCGCGACCGGCTGCACGAGCTGGCTGCCAGCGGCATCGTTCCTGCGCTGCACGCGGCCAAGGCCGATGGCCTGGCGCACATCGAAGCGATTGCCCAGGGCTACGCGCCGCGGCTCAATCTGCCGCCCGGTCTGCTCACCAAGTACCTGCGCGACCTGCGCTACGACCTGACCGGCTGGGACCTGGCGGGCCTGGAGCGCTTCCTGGGCCTGGCGCTGCCGGACATGACGCCCGACGCGCTGCTCGCCTGGCAAGATGAGCCGCAAGCGCTGGCGCCCCTCTTCGCCGCCGCCCTGGCGCCGGCCGGGTAA
- a CDS encoding s-methyl-5-thioribose-1-phosphate isomerase — translation MVTPPTPAIPPCPAVLADRFNTLRFDEAQQAVVLLDRRAYPFRTAYVVCRTVEETAQAIEQMVVQGGPPLAYAAGLGLALAGPDLADLRRASQRLLATRPTADDLHAIVPQALQRAEAALAAGQDAQAAILSYVNGEISRGNQVSQACGSHAASLLADGDRVLTHCLAGAALCWMLWIAKQQGKRVTLIPTETRPYLQGARLTAQCALEMGIPVRLITDGMPAHLMSQGMIDKFICAADRITLDGHITNKVGTLHNAIAAHYYGIPFYVLGYDGPDPQTPTASAIEIEQRNPQELFYARGREGTVRTAVEGIEGYYPAFDITPPHLIAGIVTDRGIFPPTLVARYWQTP, via the coding sequence ATGGTCACACCGCCAACGCCAGCCATCCCCCCCTGCCCGGCCGTTCTGGCCGACCGCTTCAACACCCTGCGCTTCGACGAGGCCCAGCAGGCGGTCGTTCTGCTTGACCGCCGCGCCTATCCGTTCCGCACCGCGTATGTGGTCTGCCGCACGGTGGAAGAGACCGCGCAGGCCATCGAGCAGATGGTGGTGCAGGGCGGGCCGCCGCTGGCCTACGCGGCCGGCCTGGGCCTGGCGTTGGCCGGGCCTGACCTGGCCGATTTGCGCCGGGCCAGTCAGCGCCTGCTTGCCACCCGCCCAACGGCCGATGATCTGCACGCCATCGTGCCGCAGGCCCTGCAGCGGGCAGAAGCGGCGCTGGCCGCGGGCCAGGATGCGCAGGCGGCGATCCTGTCTTATGTCAATGGCGAGATCAGCCGCGGCAACCAGGTGAGTCAGGCTTGCGGCAGCCACGCGGCCAGCCTGCTGGCTGACGGCGACCGTGTCCTGACCCACTGCCTGGCCGGCGCCGCGCTCTGCTGGATGCTCTGGATCGCCAAACAGCAGGGCAAGCGGGTGACGCTGATCCCGACCGAGACGCGCCCCTATTTGCAGGGCGCGCGGCTGACCGCCCAGTGCGCGCTGGAGATGGGCATTCCAGTCCGGCTGATCACCGATGGCATGCCCGCACACCTGATGAGCCAGGGCATGATTGACAAGTTCATCTGCGCGGCCGACCGCATCACCCTGGATGGGCACATCACGAACAAGGTGGGCACGCTGCACAACGCCATTGCCGCGCATTATTATGGCATCCCCTTCTACGTCCTGGGCTACGATGGCCCGGACCCGCAGACGCCAACAGCCAGCGCCATCGAAATCGAGCAGCGCAACCCACAGGAGCTGTTCTACGCGCGGGGTCGTGAGGGCACGGTGCGCACGGCCGTAGAGGGCATCGAAGGCTATTATCCGGCCTTCGACATCACCCCGCCGCACCTGATCGCCGGCATCGTCACCGACCGCGGCATTTTCCCGCCGACATTGGTGGCGCGCTATTGGCAGACACCCTGA
- a CDS encoding type II toxin-antitoxin system VapC family toxin, translated as MIYLLDTNTCIQYLNGRSQTIKQRLHDTLPSQIKLCAVVKAELFYGVMKSARVDRNLATLQEFVNRFESLPFDDSAAESYARIRLHLERAGTPIGPNDLLIASTAVTYGTVLVTHNTREFRRVPDLNYEDWETSVPG; from the coding sequence ATGATCTACCTACTCGATACAAACACATGCATTCAATACTTGAACGGGAGATCTCAAACTATCAAGCAACGGCTGCATGATACGCTTCCGTCCCAGATCAAGCTCTGTGCGGTCGTCAAAGCAGAATTATTCTACGGTGTCATGAAAAGTGCCAGAGTAGACAGGAATCTCGCGACACTACAAGAATTTGTCAACCGGTTTGAGTCGTTGCCCTTCGATGATTCAGCAGCCGAATCCTACGCACGCATCCGACTACACCTGGAAAGAGCCGGCACTCCCATCGGGCCAAATGACCTGTTGATTGCCTCCACAGCGGTAACGTACGGGACCGTTCTGGTCACACACAACACGCGTGAGTTCAGGCGGGTGCCGGACCTCAACTATGAGGACTGGGAAACTAGCGTTCCTGGATAG